A region of the Vigna unguiculata cultivar IT97K-499-35 chromosome 9, ASM411807v1, whole genome shotgun sequence genome:
TCTGCCTATGATTTCAAATAGCAGCATGCCAAAACCATAAACATCACACTTGGGAGTTATGGGAAAGGGCATCCAAAGCTCAGGTGCAGCATAACCTGGAGTTCCCCTACCTTTAGTCATGGTAATATGAGTGTTGTCCCTGTTGCAGAGTTTGGCTAAACCGAAATCAGCAACTTTAGGGTTGAAATTCCTGTCCAAGAGAATATTTCCTGGTTTTATATCGTAATGGATTATTCTTTGTTGGCACTCCTCATGCAAATAAGCAATGCCTCTAGCTGTTCCCACTGCAATCTCATGAAGCTTTTCATATCCTAAGGTCTTCTTTTCATGGAACAAGTACCTATCAAGAGAGCCATTACCCATGTACTCATACACCAGTGCTACCAGGTTTTCTTCAAAGCAAAATCCATGGAGTCTTACAAGATTGAAATGATGAATTCTGCCAATGGTTCCCACTTCTGCCATAAACTGCTCCTCGATTTTCTTGTCTGAAGTCCCTCGCAGAACCTTCACTGCAACAATGGTTCCATTACTGAAAATTCCCTTGTAAACTGTTCCAAAACCTCCTGACCCCAACAAGTTCGAGTAGTTATCAGTTGCAATCCTTAGTTGTTGATCAGTGAATCTGATTGGCTTCTCCCTTTCCATGTCgttaagaaatttatttatagtCAGAGTCAGAAATTTTGAACCAGGAAGTACTGATCTATCATTCTTCTGATTTCTTTTTCTGCACACACAGATCAAAATACCTATCTTCACCAAAATCACCACTGcaaatttttaatctataattaGAAATCCTGTGAGTAAAGCTTGGAAAACAACCATTGAAGAGAATTGAATtcgttgaaaaaaaaaaaataccacagGTTAAAATCTTACCAACTATGATGATGACCCCAATTACTGCACCAGTTGACATTTGACAAGATAACAATTCAAACTACCAAAGTGATTTGCAGGAATTGTTTGAAGGAAAGGAACACAGTAGTTAAATTTATATGCAAAATTCCATGCATTTATCCACTACAAGACAATTAACTTTCATAGATTCATATCGGTCAAAGAACGGATGCAAGTCGcctgataatttattttatttttattatgaaaactacaaaaaatttcattaatgtCAGTGAAGCTACATTGGACTTCAAATTCTTTATTGGCTATTTGTATTATCACATTTAAAATACACTGATCTTTtgcatattttagtttttttatttttattatttgttgaacAAAGAAAtgcataaaattttgtttttgattaattaaaaaaaaataagctgacctcaaagtaaaaatattaaaaattaatgttcCATAATTCCAATTTCCTAGTATATACCATTCTCCTATAGGGTACCtataataatattcattttatgtttGTAGAATATTCTACTCCACGAAATAACGACATAATAACAGTAACAcatgataaattataattagcCAGAAGAGATGAGAGCGACTAATGAAGCCAGTGAGAATTTTCATTGGAACGTTATCAGGAATCTCTTGTATGCTCATTTTTATTCCTCTTAACACTGTCAGATGCGTAAAAAGCAAGTAAAACTTtcttaaaaaagttttatatgcTTCtagagaaaacaaatatttgtgtTAATGGACACAAGAATTTCTTCATTGagtatttgaaaattttatggtTGGCGCTTTTGGCAAATGTTTAGGTTCAACCATTTACATACTAGTTTGGTTAAGTTGGCTCTCGTACCTCGTACTAAACGATTTTTAATGATATAGTTTGGATGAAACCTATAGAAGTTTCAACAattaagaaatgaagaaaacaaaaacaaactgTGGCATAGTACTTTGAAACTAACTAGCTAAATATCCATTAGAAGTAATAACTTGCTGACAGCccgtgtatatatataacagGTTGAATTTAAAGGATAAATTCTTGTTTCCTGTCGCTTTTAGGTTCATTTTCCATTCACCAAATATATTGATGAATTATATCATGTTTCATATTCTGATTGGTGTTTGTGTCTAAccatgtgtttacaatctttgtatttttagtaaatattaGGCTCTTCTGTTTAGGTTGGTGGTGGACTCATTTCTTATCCCTGTATTAGTAGACTGTTATATTATCTGATGGGGTGGGAACGTGAAGGTAATGTTTTTTGATTACAATAGGTTCAGAATGGAATTCTATCTGTATATGTGTTGTGTTGCTTAagtcttgttttgtttttgcatAGTAAAAACTTATCAGGATagcaagaataattatattgacaTGACTTGTTTTTTTTCTGGTATTGGAATCTACACTGGTGTGTGGTGTTCTGCTTATGATTCTATGCAGGATCCATACTGACATTAAAAGTGGTAGATCAAGTTCATGCTCTAGTCTCCTTTTTTATTATACGGTTTTCTTGTAATTTGGTGGACAACAGTCATAGGAGAGAAAGAAATATGGTTCAGATTTGTtcttgttgtttttttcttcttctttttcttcctactttgttttttttttttatttgggttGGGGTAACCCTATTgtccctatatatatatatatatatatatatatatatatatatatatatatatatatatatatatttgttattgctgataaaaaaacgATTTTTATGATCTAATTGGTCGAAGCATCTTTTAAGACTATCTATAACATAACCTATGGAGAGAGGTGAAGTTTTCTATGTTGATGACCCTTTGAGGAGCTTCGGATGAGACTGTGAAAGAGGATCaacatgagagtgaagtagcTAAAAGATCTAAATTGAATGAGAAAGCTGAAATGGGAGCTTTCCTAGACCATGTTGCAAGCTCCATATATagattataaaatgtaaaatctctagtcaaaattttgtttcacttgcttgttaaaaatgataatacagATGAAATTCCCTTACTTAAACAtgttgcaaattttttaaatgacaaATCTTGGAGggatgaattatttttcaagaatGGGAATGCATCAATTATAATGGAATCTTTTTCCTAAGAAAGTTATACCAAAAGGTACTCCAAATTCGGGTATTTTTTACTCCAAAGGAGGTTATGTTTACAATGCACAATAATGTGTCGTTAAAGTGTTTGTATATGCATATTCAATTTTAGTTGTGATTATAGGTGAAAtgatttaaattcataaaaattatgattcGACTGTGACTTGACTCAGTTACAATTCGTCAGTAATTGTTTCTTTGGAGGCTTTGATACTAATGGTTTCATCAAACACTTATCACT
Encoded here:
- the LOC114164452 gene encoding G-type lectin S-receptor-like serine/threonine-protein kinase At1g34300: MSTGAVIGVIIIVVVILVKIGILICVCRKRNQKNDRSVLPGSKFLTLTINKFLNDMEREKPIRFTDQQLRIATDNYSNLLGSGGFGTVYKGIFSNGTIVAVKVLRGTSDKKIEEQFMAEVGTIGRIHHFNLVRLHGFCFEENLVALVYEYMGNGSLDRYLFHEKKTLGYEKLHEIAVGTARGIAYLHEECQQRIIHYDIKPGNILLDRNFNPKVADFGLAKLCNRDNTHITMTKGRGTPGYAAPELWMPFPITPKCDVYGFGMLLFEIIGRRRNIDIKLAESQEWFPIRVWEKFDAGQLGELISICGIEEKDKKVAERMIKIALWCVQYRPELRPIMSVVVKMLEGSVEIPEPDNPFQHLMGGIAIAHPVPVSQTYNTASISSASSVMVTNSSIVCATPIMRKYGIELASSNV